The following are encoded together in the Prosthecobacter sp. SYSU 5D2 genome:
- a CDS encoding zeta toxin family protein has protein sequence MEALRMRMFAGPNGSGKSVLKSYLPTPLLGVYLNADEIETGVKHLGFLDLQAFGVETTVEEILPFFQESALLKQQGRSAAAEALRFEDHRLHFPGGGMDSYLASVTTAFLRKKLLQMQMNFTFETVMSHPSKVDMLKQAQEAGYRTYLYYVATDDPAINISRVENRVKLNGHDVPADLVVKRYYRSLELLMEAIRYTHRAYIFDNSTDNADNTHTWLAEITDGSRMEFKTEQIPAWFKRAVLDKAQGG, from the coding sequence ATGGAGGCCCTCCGAATGCGAATGTTTGCCGGGCCGAATGGTTCTGGGAAAAGTGTTCTGAAGTCCTATCTGCCGACACCTCTCCTGGGGGTTTATCTGAACGCCGATGAAATCGAAACAGGCGTGAAGCACCTCGGATTTTTAGATCTCCAGGCATTTGGGGTTGAAACCACGGTGGAGGAGATCCTGCCGTTTTTCCAGGAGTCGGCTTTGCTAAAGCAGCAAGGACGATCCGCAGCGGCTGAAGCATTACGCTTTGAGGATCATCGGCTGCATTTTCCAGGTGGAGGGATGGACTCGTACCTGGCCTCTGTGACGACGGCTTTTTTGCGCAAGAAACTGCTGCAGATGCAGATGAATTTTACCTTTGAAACGGTGATGTCCCACCCGAGCAAAGTGGATATGCTGAAACAGGCCCAAGAGGCTGGCTACCGGACTTATCTCTACTACGTGGCCACGGATGATCCGGCCATCAACATCTCGCGGGTGGAGAACCGGGTGAAGCTCAATGGGCATGATGTACCTGCTGATCTTGTGGTGAAACGATATTACCGTTCGCTGGAACTGCTGATGGAGGCCATCCGCTACACGCACCGGGCTTACATCTTTGACAATTCGACCGACAATGCTGACAACACGCATACGTGGCTGGCAGAGATCACGGACGGCAGCCGCATGGAGTTTAAGACGGAGCAGATCCCGGCGTGGTTCAAAAGGGCGGTGCTCGACAAGGCCCAGGGCGGCTGA